The following DNA comes from Xiphophorus hellerii strain 12219 chromosome 5, Xiphophorus_hellerii-4.1, whole genome shotgun sequence.
gatttataaaaatacaaatcagaCATCAAATTTATTATTGGTTTTTAGTGGTTATTTCAGAGTATTATTTTGTATTCTGTTCTGTCAAACAAGCTGATGTTAGCTGGTCAGGCTTTCATTCATGCCTAACAGTCATGCTGTTGGATTGGATACCTAACATTTATGCATGTTGAAATATTAGATATCCAATTTCAGTAAGCTGGCCAGCAGTGTGCAGCACCGAGTTACCCAAAGTTCCAGACAGTCTGAGAAAACTCCAGTTGCTCAGATACTTCCCCTAGTGCCTCATTAAGAGGAATTTCtgggattaaaaaaatgtatgcagATTTGAATTCCtaagtttttaaaacagtgcTGAAGATACCGGTAACCAGCCTATCCCTTCTCATGAAAATCTAAGTTGTTTACCTAAATAGTTTGTCACTACGTTTTTGGTGCAATAATCCATCATTCTTTGATTCTTCTTTCCTTTCCCCGCAGCTTATTCCATGAGCACCCAGAAACCCAGAAGCTGTTCCCGAAGTTTGCTGGCATTGCCAAGGGAGACCTGGCCAGCAACGCAGCTGTTTCTGCCCACGGCGCCACTGTGCTGAAGAAGCTCGGTGAGCTCCTAAAGGCCAAAGGCAACCACGCCGCCATCCTCAAACCCCTGGCCAACACTCACGCCACCAAGCATAAGATCCCAATCAATAACTTCAGGGTGAGGATGCTGCTTTCATAGCAATGCTTCTCTTGAAGTAGTTTCCCTGACTTTCTCGATGTTTCCTTCCGTTCAGCTGATTACTGAGGTGATCGCTAAAATCATGGGGGAGAAGGCCGGCTTGGACGCTGCCGGCCAGCAGGCCCTGAGGAACGTGATGGCGGTTGTCATCGCTGACATCGACACCACCTACAAAGAGCTGGGCTTTTCTGGTTGAACAATGTGATCACACAAAACTGTCTTGGATTTCAGCAATCAGAAAATCTTCCACTTGCAAACACTTTCACATCTTGACATTCAATGAGTAATAAGACTGCTGATTAATTATACTAACcttatccttaaaaaaaatcgTAATAAGCTCAAGAGACTTGCTTTCATTGTAACTAATTGCTTGTTCGCTTAATGCACATCTAAATTCTTGAAAACGGTTTTAATGTACTGTAAATCTAATGTTACCAATAAAGAATGTCCTGCTTCTTCTTACTGCTCACTTCTTTTGGTGatctttctgtgtgtttgtattgTTTACCCTGAAAGGGGAGCTCTAGTAAcaatcttcctgtgtgaaacactGTTGAAAACAGAACAGGTAAAGcattttgacacaaaataacTATGATAGAAAAGTAAAGCAaggtaaaactcaaaaataataGTAGTTGAAATGAAAGCTATTTCATAGAATTACAGACCAATTAAATAGTTTTGCTGATTGTGGTCAGTATGTGTTTGATTCTTGATGATCATTAAGGGTGCTGATCTCCAgtcttcatttctttctgtaaatGATGAATTGGCTACTTTGTAAACACCAGATGTGACAATGGTTTGAAAgttcataaaaatgtgttcacTTGGGCCTCTGTTGCATTGTTGAGTATGGAGTTGCTTAAGGATTGAAGATATCTGCTTTGGTTTTGGCCCCATTAGACTAGCGGTTAGCTTTGATAATCTGGATCTATGCTATATGAAAACACTATGTGGAGTTAACTGTAAGATTAGCATCTTAAAATCTTGTGGAAAAGGGACAAACTCGACAGTGTTGAAAAGCTAACACCTAGGTTAAGTGTTTTGGCtgattttagatatttaaaacagcTCACACAAAAGATGCTCATACGCAAAgaataaaacactaaattagCTTATATTAAATGTCATAGAAGACTGTTGTCATGCTTATGCTTGCATTCTCAGACACACAGCATATATTCTAACTACATGTTACATCAGTTTGCCTAATAAGTAATACCTTATTGTAAGTTAACTTAATTGTAAGTTTCCCAGAAGAGGTGGTGCGCTTCTCAGAACTCCTAGTTGTTATTTATCCCACCAGAATCAGAAACAATTGTTGAGGTGATGCAAGCATCAAATTCTGCTAACattactttaacattttaagaaaactgtgagacacatttctgttaatcacaacaaatatttcttgtgaaaattaatatatttattagctATAATTATAGGTATACTACATCCAAGAAAATCTTCTAATACGTTTTCTCCATTTATGTTGTATTGAATTGCTAATATAAGCTAAAAGTTATGGTAGCCTGAGGAGTTCTTCACCTTTCTGCAAACTAACTTCATAAAAGTTTTAAGAATATCTTTAAATGTAACATCGTTacatttaaagatattttaaatgtaacattctctgcatgtttttttagaaaaaaaaagacgagaATTGTTATAACTCAAAATCTGAATATAGTGTtagcataaaaacatgcagcgtCTGAGAAATTGACTAGTTTtacttaaattaaaactgataGTAGCGTGTCATGCTGTCAGATACAAAACTATTCAAACACAGAGGTACTGAAACCTAGTTTCTCTTGTTTCGTCCTCGGACCTCTTTAACTAAAATACCTTTATCACATTTCAACAGAGTCTCAGCGGTGTGAGTCTCCATGAGTGGAAAGTCATGGCCTTCTCTTTCAGCTTGAATGGTCAAGTGCTTCTGTCCGTTTTAGCAAAGACGTGCGTGAAAGAGCCAAGAGATTCGAGGCTATCAGCG
Coding sequences within:
- the mb gene encoding myoglobin; this translates as MADFDMVLKHWGPVEADYNTHGNLVLTRLFHEHPETQKLFPKFAGIAKGDLASNAAVSAHGATVLKKLGELLKAKGNHAAILKPLANTHATKHKIPINNFRLITEVIAKIMGEKAGLDAAGQQALRNVMAVVIADIDTTYKELGFSG